The Vitis riparia cultivar Riparia Gloire de Montpellier isolate 1030 chromosome 3, EGFV_Vit.rip_1.0, whole genome shotgun sequence genome includes a region encoding these proteins:
- the LOC117910927 gene encoding L-type lectin-domain containing receptor kinase IX.1-like: protein MLVWFYMWKKRHTGRDQEDGGDSDLAMDEDFEKGTGPRKFSFNELALATTNFSEGEKLGEGGFGGVYRGFLRELNSYVAVKRVTRNSQQGMKEYASEVTIFCRLRHRNLVQLVGWCHKKGELQLVYELLPNGSLSTCLFEEKTLLTWAMRYRIALGLASSLLSLHEEWEQCVVHRDIKSSNVMLDSDFNAKLGDFGLARLVDHGKGSQTTVLAGTMGYMAPECFMTGKASKESDVYSFGIVALEICCGRRAVGTKAEENHFRLVEWVWDLYGVGKLLEAADPRLSADYDDQQMERLLIVGLWCAHPDCNARPSMREAISVLNSEALLPLLPIKMPVPMYYAPPAVQTSYSTSLSERNHTQFSNSSNGTTDSSKFIQCHNMDDYSEFDNPELLPSFTQLGYGQISNMTTMLSAEFQKRSNFCVKDP from the exons ATGTTGGTTTGGTTTTACATGTGGAAGAAGAGACATACTGGGAGAGATCAAGAAGACGGTGGTGACAGTGACCTGGCCATGGACGAAGATTTTGAGAAGGGCACTGGACCGAGGAAGTTTTCCTTTAATGAATTGGCTCTTGCGACCACTAACTTTTCAGAGGGAGAGAAGCTTGGAGAGGGAGGGTTTGGTGGGGTCTATAGAGGTTTCTTGCGAGAACTGAACTCTTATGTTGCAGTTAAGAGAGTAACAAGGAACTCCCAACAGGGGATGAAGGAGTACGCATCTGAAGTGACGATCTTCTGTCGATTGAGGCACCGGAACTTGGTGCAGCTCGTGGGCTGGTGCCATAAAAAAGGAGAGCTCCAATTGGTTTACGAGTTGTTGCCAAATGGAAGCTTGAGCACCTgtctttttgaagaaaaaacctTGTTAACATGGGCTATGAGGTATAGAATTGCTCTAGGCTTGGCCTCTTCTCTTCTGTCCCTACATGAAGAATGGGAGCAGTGTGTGGTACACAGGGACATCAAGTCCAGTAATGTGATGCTGGACTCAGATTTTAATGCTAAGCTTGGAGATTTTGGGCTAGCCAGGCTTGTTGATCATGGTAAAGGGTCACAAACCACTGTTTTAGCAGGGACCATGGGCTACATGGCTCCTGAATGTTTCATGACAGGCAAGGCTAGTAAGGAATCTGACGTGTACAGTTTTGGAATTGTTGCATTGGAAATTTGCTGTGGAAGAAGAGCCGTGGGAACAAAGGCCGAAGAAAATCATTTCAGATTGGTGGAGTGGGTTTGGGACCTCTATGGCGTAGGAAAACTTCTTGAAGCAGCTGATCCAAGACTGTCTGCAGATTATGATGATCAACAAATGGAACGATTGCTGATTGTTGGTCTTTGGTGTGCTCACCCGGATTGCAATGCTCGTCCTTCAATGAGGGAAGCAATTAGTGTCCTTAATTCTGAAGCTTTATTGCCTCTTCTTCCTATTAAAATGCCTGTGCCAATGTATTACGCTCCTCCGGCGGTGCAGACATCCTATAGCACTAGCCTTTCTGAGAGAAACCACACCCAGTTTTCCAACTCCTCTAATGGCACCACGGACTCATCAAAG TTCATACAGTGCCATAACATGGATGACTACAGCGAGTTTGATAATCCCGAGCTTCTTCCGTCGTTCACACAGCTTGGTTATGGTCAGATTTCCAATATGACTACAATGCTGAGTGCAGAGTTTCAAAAGCGCTCTAATTTCTGCGTTAAGGATCCGTGA